A region from the Haloarcula limicola genome encodes:
- a CDS encoding glycoside hydrolase family 13 protein yields the protein MDRERTWWKEAVVYQIYPKSFNDSDGDGVGDLQGVIDRLDHVESLGADVIWLNPVYESPQADNGYDISDYRAIHEAYGTMDDWEELLAEVHDRDMRLVMDLVVNHTSTDHEWFRKSREDEDDYRGYYYWRDGEGPPNNWKSGFGGSAWEHDEEVGEQYLHLFDRTQADLDWDNAEVREDVYEMMNWWLEKGIDGFRMDVINLVSKPEGLPDGDPEQDWTGIEHFANGPNAQAYLEEMAERTYENYDTMTVGECVDVDVETASDYVSAEGPMDMLFHFEHMFVDVGDRWLSPAEWDLPDLKAVMSHWQTELDGWNSLYLTNHDQPRIVSRFADDGEYRRQSGKLLATLLFTLSGTPYVYQGQEIGMTNYPWSSLDELDDLQSIGKVEEAMEAGEIDAFEEVQDIVRARSRDNARTPMQWDESEHAGFTDGEPWLAVNPDHDEINVAAAERDEDSILQYYRTLVDVRDENDVLVYGDYQLLIPDHEELWAYRRTLTTDEGTDEVLVVLNFDDTETVATLDHAERAGEVVVANYDEVPTTDGVLTLRPYEARVYELE from the coding sequence TCAATCCGGTCTACGAGTCGCCGCAGGCGGACAACGGCTACGACATCAGCGACTACCGGGCCATCCACGAGGCGTACGGGACCATGGACGACTGGGAGGAACTCCTCGCGGAAGTCCACGACCGCGACATGCGCCTCGTCATGGACCTCGTGGTCAATCACACCTCGACCGACCACGAGTGGTTCCGGAAGTCGCGCGAGGACGAGGACGACTACCGCGGGTACTACTACTGGCGCGACGGCGAGGGGCCCCCGAACAACTGGAAGAGCGGGTTCGGCGGGTCGGCGTGGGAGCACGACGAGGAGGTCGGCGAGCAGTATCTCCACCTCTTCGACCGGACGCAGGCGGACTTAGACTGGGACAACGCCGAGGTGCGCGAGGACGTCTACGAGATGATGAACTGGTGGCTGGAGAAGGGGATCGACGGCTTTCGGATGGACGTCATCAACCTCGTCTCCAAGCCGGAGGGTCTCCCGGACGGCGACCCCGAGCAGGACTGGACCGGCATCGAACACTTCGCCAACGGGCCGAACGCGCAGGCGTATCTGGAGGAGATGGCCGAGCGGACCTACGAGAACTACGATACGATGACCGTCGGCGAGTGCGTCGACGTCGACGTGGAGACGGCGAGCGACTACGTCTCCGCGGAGGGGCCGATGGACATGCTGTTTCACTTCGAGCACATGTTCGTCGACGTGGGCGACCGCTGGCTCTCGCCCGCCGAGTGGGACCTGCCGGATCTGAAAGCGGTCATGTCCCACTGGCAGACCGAACTCGACGGCTGGAACTCGCTGTATCTCACCAATCACGACCAGCCGCGCATCGTCTCGCGGTTCGCCGACGACGGCGAGTACCGACGGCAGTCGGGCAAGCTGCTGGCGACGCTCCTCTTTACGCTCTCGGGGACGCCCTACGTCTATCAGGGCCAGGAGATCGGCATGACCAACTACCCGTGGTCGAGCCTCGACGAGCTCGACGACCTCCAGTCGATCGGCAAGGTCGAGGAGGCCATGGAGGCCGGCGAGATCGACGCGTTCGAGGAGGTTCAGGACATCGTCCGCGCCCGCTCTCGCGACAACGCTCGCACGCCGATGCAGTGGGACGAGTCGGAGCACGCCGGCTTCACCGACGGCGAACCGTGGTTGGCGGTCAACCCCGACCACGATGAGATAAACGTCGCCGCGGCCGAGCGCGACGAGGACTCGATCCTGCAGTACTACCGGACCCTCGTCGACGTCCGAGACGAGAACGACGTCCTCGTCTACGGCGATTATCAGCTCCTGATACCGGACCACGAAGAGTTATGGGCCTACCGTCGAACGCTCACGACGGACGAAGGCACCGACGAGGTGCTCGTCGTCCTGAACTTCGACGACACCGAGACGGTGGCGACGCTCGACCACGCGGAACGAGCGGGCGAGGTCGTCGTCGCTAACTACGACGAGGTCCCGACGACCGACGGCGTTCTGACGCTGCGACCGTACGAAGCCCGCGTCTACGAACTGGAGTGA